The following coding sequences are from one Arthrobacter crystallopoietes window:
- a CDS encoding ExeM/NucH family extracellular endonuclease: protein MPQAASSMKATLGAALSIGLLAAPFAALPAVANENDPEPATAPLEAPAEDQPVETQDVGDTYELNLLGINDFHGRIDDNTVKFAGTVEQLREQNPDGTLFTSAGDNIGASLFASASQDDQPTIDVLNALELATTAVGNHEFDKGFEDLKGRVSTNSSYPQLGANVYAQGTTTPALQEYALVEVAGLTVGVIGVVTQETSTLVSPGGISTLDFGDPVAAVNRVAGKLTDGTGDEADIILASYHEGAATGSSLDAALGSAVFARIANETSAEVDAIFTGHTHQAYTFDAPIPGAAGETRPIVQTGQYGENIGQIQLSVTEGEENGEATFDVTSYETALVPRVAIPDEDAANADELNKALDDELAGRYPRVAEVRRIVDAALAEAEVVGARPVGSVTGDITTAFTPDGEDEDSLPERDDRASESSLGNLVADSLVETLSAEQLGGAEIGVVNPGGLRSELYYAPDGTITFAEANAVLPFVNNLWTTTLTGAQFKTLLEQQWQLDADGNVPSRPFLHLGLSDNVSYTYDPDAERGSHITGVWINGEQLDETRGYRIGTFSFLAQGGDNFHVFKEGTDTRDSGLIDRDAWIAFLEQNSPLSPSFHRRAVALTGVPAAVEPGQQVSFEVAKLDLTSLGAPVNTELTLRYEPADSVASTLGTFNVADGAATVSFTVPDELSEGVFTLTAAESGTLVRLPIQIPASAAEPRADIAEIQGTSDVSPLTGKNVTTRGVVTAVYPRGGFNGYYLQTPGTGGDMAEDHAASHGIFVFSPATVDEVALGDHVEVTGEVSEYHGLTELTVEEDGLLLLDEPAEQVKPAAIEWPASDAEREKFEGMLLDPQGSFTVTDNYSLNQYGEIGLAAGDQPLVQPTAVGTYDSDEFWAETEKKAALSVTLDDGASINYLGSDANKDIALPYLTPETPVRVGSAASFGTNVVLDYRFGLWRFQPLTQLTAASSETVQPASFSDTRTQEPEEVGGNVKIASFNVLNYFTTTGDQLDDCKAYTDRDGNPVTARNCDARGAYDAENLERQEAKIVAAINALDADVVALEEIENSAQFGKDRDDALATLTTALNEGLGACGEDAAWDYVRSPEELPALEDEDFIRTAFIYKKDAVQTIGESVIHNDTEAFANARKPLAQAFKVKHGGADTKFIVVANHFKSKGSAPSSGENADHGQGAWNVARTEQAESLVDFAGTMQERIGTEKVYLTGDFNSYAQEDPIRVLTEAGYIDQGAKTGEHSYNFDGLVGSLDYIFASPEADAVVEGADIWNINSVESIALEYSRYNYNATDFYAPDMFRASDHDPIVVGLDLPTARDKAHGKG, encoded by the coding sequence GTGCCACAGGCTGCATCATCTATGAAGGCCACGCTGGGCGCTGCATTGTCGATCGGTCTGCTGGCCGCTCCCTTCGCAGCCCTGCCCGCCGTGGCAAACGAAAACGACCCGGAACCGGCCACGGCGCCGCTGGAAGCTCCCGCTGAAGATCAACCCGTCGAAACGCAGGACGTAGGCGACACCTACGAGCTGAATCTGCTGGGCATCAACGACTTCCACGGCCGCATCGACGACAACACGGTGAAATTTGCCGGCACCGTCGAACAGCTGCGGGAGCAGAACCCGGATGGCACGCTCTTCACTTCGGCCGGCGACAACATCGGCGCTTCGCTGTTCGCCTCGGCTTCCCAGGACGACCAGCCAACCATCGATGTCCTGAATGCGCTGGAACTGGCGACCACCGCCGTCGGCAATCATGAGTTCGACAAGGGCTTCGAGGACCTGAAGGGGCGGGTGTCCACCAACTCCAGTTACCCGCAACTTGGCGCCAACGTGTATGCGCAGGGCACGACGACTCCCGCGCTGCAGGAATACGCCCTGGTCGAGGTGGCGGGACTGACGGTCGGCGTGATCGGTGTGGTGACGCAGGAAACCTCGACCCTGGTCAGTCCCGGCGGCATTTCGACCTTGGACTTCGGCGATCCGGTGGCAGCCGTCAACCGCGTTGCTGGCAAACTGACGGACGGCACCGGCGACGAAGCAGACATCATCCTGGCGTCGTACCACGAGGGCGCCGCCACGGGTTCGAGTCTGGACGCTGCGCTGGGCAGCGCCGTCTTCGCACGCATCGCCAACGAGACCTCCGCCGAGGTGGACGCGATCTTCACCGGGCATACGCACCAGGCCTACACCTTCGACGCTCCAATACCGGGCGCCGCCGGCGAGACCCGGCCCATTGTCCAGACCGGGCAGTACGGCGAGAACATCGGCCAGATCCAGCTCAGTGTCACCGAGGGCGAGGAAAACGGCGAGGCAACTTTCGATGTCACGAGCTACGAGACGGCCCTTGTCCCCCGGGTGGCGATCCCGGACGAGGACGCGGCGAACGCGGACGAGCTAAACAAGGCCCTCGATGACGAACTGGCGGGCAGATACCCTCGGGTAGCCGAAGTCCGCAGGATCGTCGACGCAGCCTTGGCCGAAGCCGAAGTGGTGGGGGCACGGCCGGTCGGCTCCGTGACGGGCGATATCACCACGGCCTTCACGCCCGACGGCGAAGACGAGGACAGCCTGCCGGAGCGCGATGACCGCGCCTCCGAGTCCTCACTGGGCAATCTGGTGGCGGACTCGCTGGTGGAAACACTCTCGGCCGAGCAACTGGGCGGCGCCGAAATCGGTGTGGTCAATCCGGGCGGCCTGCGCTCCGAGCTCTACTACGCGCCGGACGGAACCATCACCTTCGCCGAGGCCAACGCGGTGCTGCCGTTCGTGAACAACCTGTGGACCACCACGCTGACGGGCGCCCAGTTCAAGACGCTGCTGGAGCAGCAGTGGCAGCTGGATGCCGACGGCAACGTGCCCAGCCGGCCCTTCCTGCACCTGGGCCTTTCGGACAACGTCAGCTACACGTACGATCCGGACGCCGAACGGGGCAGCCACATCACCGGCGTGTGGATCAACGGCGAGCAGCTGGACGAAACCCGCGGGTACCGAATTGGCACGTTCAGCTTCCTGGCGCAGGGCGGGGACAACTTCCACGTTTTCAAGGAGGGCACCGACACCCGGGATTCCGGCCTGATCGACCGCGACGCATGGATCGCCTTCCTGGAGCAGAACAGCCCCCTGTCCCCGTCCTTCCACCGCCGTGCCGTAGCCCTGACGGGTGTTCCCGCCGCGGTTGAGCCGGGCCAGCAGGTCTCCTTCGAGGTCGCCAAGCTGGACCTGACCTCGCTGGGCGCTCCGGTCAACACCGAGCTGACGCTGCGCTACGAACCGGCCGACAGCGTCGCCAGCACGCTGGGAACTTTCAACGTGGCCGACGGCGCTGCTACCGTCTCCTTCACTGTTCCGGATGAGCTGAGCGAGGGCGTCTTTACGCTCACCGCGGCCGAGTCCGGCACGCTGGTGCGGCTGCCGATCCAGATCCCGGCGAGCGCGGCCGAACCTCGCGCCGACATCGCCGAAATCCAGGGCACGTCGGACGTCTCGCCGCTGACCGGCAAGAACGTGACCACCCGCGGCGTGGTGACGGCGGTGTACCCGAGGGGCGGGTTCAACGGGTACTACCTCCAGACGCCGGGCACCGGCGGCGACATGGCAGAAGACCATGCGGCCTCCCACGGGATCTTCGTCTTCTCCCCAGCCACGGTGGACGAGGTTGCCCTCGGCGACCACGTCGAGGTCACCGGCGAGGTCAGCGAATACCACGGGCTGACCGAACTGACCGTTGAAGAGGACGGGTTGCTCCTGCTGGACGAACCGGCCGAGCAGGTAAAGCCTGCTGCCATCGAATGGCCCGCCAGCGACGCCGAGCGGGAGAAGTTCGAAGGCATGCTGCTCGATCCGCAGGGCAGCTTCACCGTGACGGACAACTACTCGCTGAACCAGTACGGCGAAATCGGCCTGGCCGCCGGCGACCAGCCGCTGGTCCAGCCCACCGCAGTGGGCACGTACGATTCGGACGAGTTCTGGGCTGAAACGGAGAAGAAAGCCGCGCTTTCCGTGACCTTGGACGACGGTGCCAGCATCAACTACCTGGGCTCCGACGCCAACAAGGACATCGCGCTGCCGTACCTGACCCCGGAGACCCCTGTCCGGGTAGGCTCAGCCGCATCCTTCGGCACGAATGTGGTGCTCGACTACCGGTTCGGTCTGTGGCGTTTCCAGCCGCTGACCCAACTGACCGCAGCCAGCAGCGAAACGGTCCAGCCGGCGTCGTTCTCCGATACCCGCACGCAGGAGCCGGAGGAGGTCGGCGGCAATGTGAAGATCGCCTCGTTCAACGTGCTGAACTACTTCACCACCACCGGCGACCAGCTGGACGATTGCAAGGCCTACACGGACCGGGACGGAAACCCGGTCACCGCACGGAACTGCGACGCGCGCGGCGCTTACGACGCCGAGAACCTGGAACGGCAGGAGGCCAAGATCGTGGCCGCGATCAACGCCCTGGACGCCGACGTCGTCGCCCTGGAGGAGATCGAGAACTCCGCACAGTTCGGCAAGGACCGGGACGACGCCCTCGCCACGCTGACCACCGCCCTGAACGAGGGCCTGGGCGCCTGCGGCGAAGATGCAGCCTGGGACTACGTCCGTTCGCCCGAAGAGCTGCCCGCGCTGGAGGACGAGGACTTCATCCGCACGGCCTTCATTTACAAGAAGGACGCCGTGCAGACCATCGGCGAGTCCGTCATCCACAACGACACGGAAGCCTTCGCCAATGCCCGCAAGCCGCTGGCCCAGGCCTTCAAGGTCAAGCACGGCGGCGCGGACACGAAGTTCATTGTGGTGGCCAACCACTTCAAGTCCAAGGGCTCGGCTCCGTCCTCGGGCGAAAACGCGGACCACGGCCAGGGTGCGTGGAACGTAGCGCGCACCGAGCAGGCGGAATCCCTGGTGGACTTCGCCGGGACGATGCAGGAGCGGATCGGCACGGAGAAGGTCTACCTCACCGGTGACTTCAACTCCTATGCGCAGGAAGATCCGATCCGCGTCCTGACCGAGGCCGGTTACATCGACCAAGGCGCCAAGACCGGCGAGCACAGCTACAACTTCGATGGCCTGGTGGGCTCGCTGGACTACATCTTCGCCTCACCCGAGGCCGACGCCGTGGTGGAAGGCGCGGACATCTGGAACATCAACTCGGTCGAATCGATCGCACTGGAATACAGCCGGTACAACTACAACGCGACCGATTTCTACGCCCCGGACATGTTTCGGGCCAGCGACCACGACCCGATCGTCGTCGGCCTGGACCTGCCGACCGCGCGGGACAAGGCACACGGCAAAGGGTAG